The proteins below come from a single Mycolicibacterium sp. TY81 genomic window:
- a CDS encoding cutinase family protein produces MATNNRRRRHRILAIAAAGAVALLVIVVAFAIVVWLRQPGEIPGPTPPSAQPPTSGPSAKPSKPRPAYQSADCPDVQLISIPGTWESSRALDPLNPTPSFPIALLLNVSNPLGQQFGADRLAQYTVPYTAQFHNPLAADNQMSYNDSREEGKKKAVEAITDINNRCPLTSFVIIGFSQGAVIAGDIASDIGNGRGPIDQDLVLGVTLIADGRRQPNVGKDIGPNPPGQGAEITLHELPLGMLGLNMTGPRVGGFGALNDRVNEICGKGDLICAAPTEAFNVVNLPSTLATLSGSAAGPVHALYNTPQFWTLDGQTSTQWTLNWAKDLVDNAPHPKHG; encoded by the coding sequence ATGGCCACCAACAATCGCCGCCGCCGCCATCGCATCCTCGCCATTGCCGCGGCGGGTGCGGTGGCACTGCTGGTCATCGTGGTCGCGTTCGCGATCGTGGTGTGGCTGCGTCAGCCCGGTGAGATCCCGGGGCCGACGCCGCCCTCGGCGCAGCCGCCGACGTCCGGTCCCAGCGCGAAGCCGTCCAAGCCGCGGCCGGCGTACCAGTCGGCCGACTGCCCCGATGTGCAGCTGATCTCGATCCCGGGCACCTGGGAGTCCTCACGGGCGCTCGACCCGCTGAACCCGACGCCGTCGTTCCCGATCGCGCTGCTGCTGAACGTCAGCAACCCGCTCGGCCAGCAGTTCGGTGCCGACCGGTTGGCGCAGTACACGGTGCCCTACACCGCGCAGTTCCATAACCCGCTGGCCGCGGACAATCAGATGTCGTACAACGACAGCCGCGAAGAGGGCAAGAAGAAGGCCGTCGAAGCCATCACGGACATCAACAACCGCTGCCCGCTGACGAGCTTCGTCATCATCGGCTTCTCACAGGGCGCGGTGATCGCCGGCGACATCGCCAGTGACATCGGCAACGGCCGCGGTCCCATCGACCAGGACCTCGTGCTCGGCGTGACGTTGATCGCCGACGGCCGGCGCCAGCCCAATGTCGGCAAGGACATCGGTCCGAACCCGCCGGGACAGGGCGCCGAGATCACGCTGCACGAACTGCCGCTCGGCATGCTCGGGCTGAACATGACGGGACCGCGCGTCGGCGGCTTCGGTGCGCTCAACGACCGGGTCAACGAGATCTGCGGAAAGGGCGACCTGATCTGCGCCGCGCCGACCGAGGCGTTCAACGTCGTCAACCTGCCCAGCACGCTCGCCACGCTGTCGGGCAGCGCCGCGGGACCGGTGCACGCGCTGTACAACACGCCGCAGTTCTGGACGCTCGACGGCCAGACCTCCACACAGTGGACGCTGAACTGGGCCAAGGACCTCGTCGACAACGCGCCGCACCCCAAACACGGCTGA
- a CDS encoding alpha/beta hydrolase-fold protein, translating into MGLQAMFRTMAATAAAVVLAGGLLTGTGTARAAGVETLMVPSAAMGRDIPVTFQAGGPHAVYLLDAFNAGPDVSNWVTAGNAMGTLAGKGISVVAPAGGAFSFYTNWEQDGSKQWETFLSQELPDYLAATKGLAPNGHGVVGAAQGGTAALTLAEFHPDRFRFAGSLSGFLTPSATTFNGAITAGMREFGGVDTYGMWGAPQLGRWKWHDPDVHVSLLNQNNTRIWVFSPSTVTCSDPAAMIGYCDQAQGSNRAFYAHYRSVGGHNGHFDFPDGPQHDWGSWSGQLGAMSGELVSVIR; encoded by the coding sequence ATGGGGCTGCAGGCAATGTTCCGGACGATGGCCGCGACGGCGGCGGCGGTAGTGCTCGCCGGCGGCCTCCTGACGGGCACCGGAACGGCCCGCGCCGCGGGTGTCGAGACGTTGATGGTGCCCTCGGCCGCGATGGGCCGCGACATCCCGGTGACGTTCCAGGCCGGTGGCCCGCACGCGGTCTATCTGCTCGATGCCTTCAACGCCGGCCCGGATGTGAGCAACTGGGTCACCGCGGGCAACGCCATGGGCACCCTCGCCGGTAAGGGCATCTCGGTGGTCGCCCCGGCCGGCGGCGCGTTCAGCTTCTACACCAACTGGGAGCAGGACGGCAGCAAGCAGTGGGAGACGTTCCTGAGCCAGGAGCTGCCGGACTATCTGGCCGCCACCAAGGGCCTGGCCCCCAACGGCCACGGCGTCGTCGGCGCGGCCCAGGGCGGCACCGCGGCCCTGACGCTGGCCGAGTTCCACCCGGACCGGTTCCGCTTCGCGGGCTCGCTGTCGGGCTTCCTGACCCCGTCGGCGACGACGTTCAACGGCGCCATCACCGCCGGCATGCGTGAGTTCGGCGGCGTGGACACCTACGGCATGTGGGGCGCCCCGCAGCTGGGCCGCTGGAAGTGGCACGACCCGGATGTGCACGTGAGCCTGCTGAACCAGAACAACACCCGGATCTGGGTGTTCAGCCCGTCGACGGTCACCTGCAGTGACCCGGCCGCGATGATCGGTTACTGCGACCAGGCGCAGGGCAGCAACCGCGCCTTCTACGCGCATTACCGCAGCGTGGGCGGCCACAACGGGCACTTCGACTTCCCCGACGGCCCGCAGCACGACTGGGGCAGCTGGAGTGGTCAGCTCGGTGCCATGTCGGGCGAACTGGTGAGCGTCATCCGCTAG
- a CDS encoding esterase family protein, producing the protein MSFVGKMRSMAKAMPRRMAVAAVAAAALPGLVGVVGETATAGAFSRPGLPVEYLQVPSAAMGRDIKIQFQSGGAGSPAVYMLDGLRAQDDYNGWDINTAAFEWYNGSGISMVMPVGGQSSFYSDWYKPACGKSGCQTYKWETFLTQELPAYLQANKSVKPTGGAAVGLSMAGSAAMTLAIYHPQQFIYAGSMSGFLNLSEGWWPFLVNISMGDAGGYKADDMWGSTGDPNNAWKRNDPFVNIGTLVANNTRLWVYCGDGNPSDLGGDNVPAKFLEGLTIRTNRTFQQTYLAAGGTNGVFNFPNSGTHDWGYWGQQLQAMKPDLQRVLGASGQA; encoded by the coding sequence ATGAGTTTCGTTGGGAAGATGCGGTCGATGGCCAAGGCCATGCCGCGCCGGATGGCGGTTGCGGCCGTTGCCGCGGCAGCGCTGCCCGGTCTTGTCGGGGTCGTCGGTGAAACGGCGACTGCAGGGGCTTTCTCGCGTCCCGGTCTGCCGGTTGAGTACCTGCAGGTTCCGTCCGCGGCCATGGGTCGCGACATCAAGATCCAGTTCCAGAGTGGTGGCGCGGGCTCGCCGGCCGTGTACATGCTGGACGGTCTGCGTGCGCAGGACGACTACAACGGCTGGGACATCAACACCGCCGCCTTCGAGTGGTACAACGGCTCGGGCATCTCGATGGTCATGCCCGTCGGTGGCCAGTCCAGCTTCTACAGCGACTGGTACAAGCCGGCGTGCGGCAAGTCGGGCTGCCAGACCTACAAGTGGGAGACCTTCCTGACCCAGGAGCTGCCCGCTTACCTGCAGGCCAACAAGTCGGTCAAGCCGACCGGTGGCGCTGCTGTCGGTCTGTCGATGGCCGGCTCGGCCGCGATGACCCTCGCCATCTACCACCCGCAGCAGTTCATCTACGCGGGCTCGATGTCGGGCTTCCTGAACCTGTCCGAGGGCTGGTGGCCGTTCCTGGTCAACATCTCGATGGGTGACGCCGGCGGCTACAAGGCCGACGACATGTGGGGCTCCACTGGCGACCCGAACAACGCCTGGAAGCGCAACGACCCGTTCGTGAACATCGGCACCCTGGTGGCGAACAACACCCGTCTGTGGGTCTACTGCGGCGACGGCAACCCGAGCGACCTGGGCGGCGACAACGTGCCGGCCAAGTTCCTGGAGGGCCTGACCATCCGCACCAACCGCACCTTCCAGCAGACCTACCTGGCTGCCGGTGGCACCAACGGTGTGTTCAACTTCCCCAACAGCGGCACCCACGACTGGGGCTACTGGGGCCAGCAGCTGCAGGCCATGAAGCCTGACCTGCAGCGTGTGCTGGGTGCTTCGGGACAGGCGTAA
- the zomB gene encoding flagellar motor control protein ZomB yields the protein MIDSPARQLLRGPVFPYGRAARISLWLSVAVSAALFGWGAWQRRWIADDGLIVLRTVRNLLAGNGPVFNVGERVESNTSTLWTYLVTLGAWIGGSVQLEYVVLALALTLSVAGLVFAMLGTGRLYAPGLRGRRALLVPAGALVYMAVPPARDFATSGLENGLIMAYLGLLWWMMVCWSQALAVAPPEAREADANATSARFDGALACLAGLSVLVRPELALIGGVALVMQLVAARGRRRRLVIVVAGGLLPIAYEIFRMGYYGLLVPITALAKDATGSKWQQGFVYLGNFNRPYLLWIPAVLTVALAIVLFVTHSRPWWGQTAPRGYSSLARRVQSPTAVVIFMAGSGLVQGLYWLRQGGDFMHGRVLLVPLFCLVIPVAVIPIVLPDGKNIAREVGYALAGTTAALWLAVVGWSLWAANSPGLGYDATRVTYSGIVDERRFYSQATGHAHPLTAADYLDYPRMRAVLAAIDNTPVGALLLPSGNYDQWDVVPAMPPPVPDPTSPPPPNWFEKGPHTVFFTNLGMMGMNLPLEVRVIDQIGLANPLAAHTARLDDARIGHDKDLFPDWAVAEGPFLRKRPWIPTYLDEDWVAQAAVALTCPETETMLSSVRAPMGVHRFMSNLVHAFTFTRYRIDRVPLYELYRCKLDVPPRLSTPYTGLPATGP from the coding sequence GTGATCGACTCGCCCGCTCGGCAATTGCTGCGCGGGCCGGTCTTCCCGTATGGCCGGGCCGCGCGGATCAGCCTGTGGTTGAGCGTCGCGGTGTCTGCCGCGTTGTTCGGCTGGGGCGCCTGGCAGCGCCGGTGGATCGCGGACGACGGCCTCATCGTGCTGCGTACGGTGCGAAACCTGTTGGCCGGCAACGGTCCCGTCTTCAACGTCGGTGAGCGCGTCGAGTCCAACACGTCGACGCTGTGGACCTATCTGGTCACCCTCGGGGCCTGGATCGGCGGCTCGGTGCAGCTCGAGTACGTGGTCCTGGCATTGGCGCTGACGCTGAGCGTGGCGGGCCTGGTCTTCGCGATGCTCGGCACCGGCCGGCTGTACGCCCCCGGACTGCGGGGGCGTCGCGCGCTGTTGGTGCCGGCCGGCGCCCTCGTCTACATGGCCGTGCCGCCGGCGCGTGACTTCGCGACGTCGGGCCTGGAGAACGGCCTGATCATGGCCTACCTGGGGCTGCTCTGGTGGATGATGGTGTGCTGGTCGCAGGCCTTGGCCGTGGCCCCGCCCGAGGCCCGCGAAGCCGATGCCAACGCCACCAGCGCCCGGTTCGACGGCGCCCTGGCCTGTCTGGCCGGCCTGTCGGTCCTGGTGCGGCCCGAACTCGCCCTGATCGGCGGGGTGGCCCTCGTCATGCAACTGGTCGCGGCCCGGGGCCGGCGCCGCCGCCTCGTCATCGTGGTGGCCGGCGGCCTGCTCCCGATCGCCTACGAGATCTTCCGGATGGGCTACTACGGCCTGTTGGTGCCCATCACCGCGCTGGCCAAGGACGCCACCGGCTCCAAGTGGCAGCAGGGGTTCGTCTACCTCGGCAACTTCAACCGGCCCTACCTGTTGTGGATCCCCGCGGTGCTGACCGTGGCGCTGGCGATTGTGTTGTTCGTCACTCACAGCCGGCCCTGGTGGGGCCAGACGGCCCCGCGCGGCTACAGCTCGCTGGCCCGCCGGGTTCAAAGTCCCACTGCCGTAGTGATTTTCATGGCCGGCAGCGGCCTGGTGCAGGGGCTGTACTGGCTGCGTCAGGGCGGCGACTTCATGCACGGCCGGGTGTTGCTGGTTCCGCTGTTCTGCCTGGTCATCCCGGTTGCGGTGATTCCGATCGTGCTTCCCGACGGCAAGAACATCGCCCGCGAGGTCGGCTACGCGCTGGCCGGCACGACGGCGGCCCTGTGGCTGGCGGTGGTCGGCTGGTCGCTGTGGGCGGCCAACTCGCCGGGCCTCGGATACGACGCCACCCGCGTGACCTACTCGGGAATCGTCGACGAACGGCGCTTCTATTCGCAGGCCACCGGGCATGCGCATCCGCTGACGGCCGCGGACTACCTGGACTACCCGCGCATGCGAGCGGTGCTGGCGGCCATCGACAACACCCCGGTCGGTGCGCTGCTGCTGCCGTCGGGCAACTACGACCAGTGGGACGTGGTTCCGGCCATGCCGCCGCCGGTTCCGGACCCGACGTCGCCGCCGCCGCCGAACTGGTTCGAAAAAGGTCCACACACAGTCTTTTTCACCAACCTGGGCATGATGGGCATGAACCTGCCGCTCGAGGTCCGGGTGATCGACCAGATCGGGCTGGCCAACCCGCTGGCCGCGCACACGGCACGGCTGGACGACGCGCGCATCGGTCACGACAAGGATCTGTTCCCGGACTGGGCGGTGGCCGAGGGGCCGTTCCTGCGCAAGCGCCCGTGGATTCCGACGTATCTCGACGAGGACTGGGTGGCCCAAGCAGCGGTCGCGCTGACATGCCCGGAGACCGAGACGATGCTGAGCTCGGTGCGCGCCCCGATGGGCGTTCACCGCTTCATGTCAAATCTGGTACACGCGTTCACATTTACGCGTTACCGGATCGATCGCGTGCCGTTATACGAGTTGTACAGGTGCAAGCTCGATGTGCCTCCGAGGCTGTCGACCCCTTACACTGGCTTACCGGCTACCGGTCCGTAG
- a CDS encoding decaprenyl-phosphate phosphoribosyltransferase, giving the protein MTEQTQELGPPKNLAAGIVKALRPRQWVKNVLVLAAPLASLGVGAHYSYSEVFKAVGVAFVVFCMAASCIYLINDARDVEADRVHPTKQYRPIAAGVVSVQLAYSLAVVLGVGSLAISWWLTPSLAIVMAVYLATQLAYCFGLKHQAVLDICINSSGFLIRAIAGGAAAGIPLSKWFLLVFAFGSLFMSAGKRYAELQLAERTGAKIRKALESYTSSYLRFVWTLSATAVVLCYGLWAFEGNKGPWFAVSMVPFTVAILRYAVDVDSGAAGEPEEIVLNDRVLQLLGVALVATLVAAILPGLVR; this is encoded by the coding sequence ATGACCGAACAGACGCAGGAGCTGGGGCCGCCGAAGAATCTGGCCGCCGGCATCGTCAAGGCGCTGCGGCCGCGGCAATGGGTGAAGAACGTCCTGGTTCTGGCCGCACCGCTGGCGTCGCTCGGCGTCGGGGCCCACTACAGCTACAGCGAGGTTTTCAAGGCCGTCGGTGTCGCGTTCGTGGTGTTCTGTATGGCCGCGTCGTGTATCTACCTCATCAACGATGCCCGTGACGTCGAGGCCGACCGGGTCCACCCGACCAAGCAATACCGGCCCATCGCCGCCGGTGTCGTCTCGGTACAGCTGGCCTACTCGCTGGCCGTCGTGCTCGGTGTCGGCTCGCTGGCCATCTCGTGGTGGCTCACGCCCAGCCTGGCGATCGTCATGGCGGTGTATCTCGCGACGCAGCTGGCTTACTGCTTCGGTCTGAAACATCAAGCGGTGCTGGACATCTGCATCAATTCGTCGGGATTCCTGATCCGCGCCATCGCCGGTGGCGCGGCCGCCGGCATCCCGCTGTCCAAGTGGTTCCTGCTGGTGTTCGCGTTCGGCTCGCTGTTCATGTCGGCCGGAAAGCGTTACGCCGAACTGCAACTCGCCGAACGCACCGGCGCCAAGATCCGTAAGGCGCTGGAGTCCTACACCAGCAGCTACCTGCGGTTCGTCTGGACGCTGTCGGCGACGGCCGTGGTGCTCTGCTACGGCCTGTGGGCCTTCGAGGGCAACAAGGGCCCGTGGTTCGCCGTGTCGATGGTGCCGTTCACCGTCGCGATCCTGCGCTACGCCGTCGATGTCGACAGCGGAGCAGCGGGTGAACCCGAGGAGATCGTGCTGAACGACCGCGTGTTGCAGCTGCTGGGCGTCGCCCTGGTCGCCACGCTGGTCGCCGCGATTCTGCCCGGACTGGTCCGGTGA
- a CDS encoding phosphatase PAP2 family protein codes for MASAPRGEDAILVGVQSALTGRPGVLAGARALSYFGEHSLGWFAVCGLGALLQPQRRRAWVTAGVGTFLAHAAAVLIKRVVKRERPQHPAIAVNVGTPSRLSFPSAHATSTTAAAILIGRATGLSLPWFLVPPMALSRLVLGVHYPSDVLTGVVVGTVVAESVGAVSERTAKREPKAGV; via the coding sequence ATCGCCAGTGCGCCGCGCGGCGAGGACGCCATCCTGGTCGGTGTCCAGTCCGCGCTGACCGGTCGTCCCGGCGTCCTTGCCGGCGCCCGGGCGCTGTCGTACTTCGGTGAGCACAGCCTGGGCTGGTTCGCCGTGTGCGGTCTGGGCGCGCTGCTGCAGCCGCAGCGCCGCCGGGCCTGGGTGACGGCCGGTGTCGGCACGTTCCTCGCCCATGCGGCCGCCGTCCTGATCAAGCGGGTGGTGAAGCGCGAACGCCCGCAGCACCCGGCCATCGCCGTCAACGTCGGCACCCCGAGCCGGCTGAGCTTCCCGTCGGCGCATGCGACGTCGACGACCGCCGCCGCGATCCTGATCGGCCGGGCCACGGGCCTGTCGCTGCCGTGGTTCCTGGTACCGCCGATGGCGTTGTCCCGCTTGGTTCTCGGCGTGCACTACCCCAGTGATGTGCTCACCGGTGTCGTGGTGGGAACCGTGGTCGCCGAATCAGTCGGGGCGGTTTCGGAGCGAACTGCCAAGCGCGAACCGAAGGCTGGGGTATGA
- a CDS encoding glycosyltransferase — translation MSDIPSGALASGESRAVSLLSRVILPRPGEPLDVRKLYIEESSTNARRAHAPTRTTLEIGGESEVSFATYFNAFPASYWRRWTILTSVVLRVELTGSARVDVYRSKATGARITVGGSEIASGEDGLPAVVEFEIGLEPFEDGGWIWFDITTDSAVTVHNAGWYAPVEAPGRANITVGIPTFNRPADAVNALAALTSDPLVDKVIGAVVVSDQGANKVKDHPDFAAAAAPLADRLAIHNQPNLGGSGGYSRVMYEALKHTDCEQILFMDDDIRVEPDSILRALAFNRFAKTPTLVGGQMLNLQEPSHLHVMGEMVDSANFMWTHAINAEYDHNFAKYPLADEEEYRSRILHRRIDVDYNGWWMCMIPRAVAEELGQPLPLFIKWDDADYGLRAGEHGYPTVTLPGAAIWHMAWSDKDDAIDWQAYFHLRNRLVVAALHWDGNIRGLVASHFKATMKHLLCLEYSTVAIQNRAMDDFLAGPDNLFTILESALPEVRAMRAEYPDAVVLESATSLPAPSDKKWRRKVKIPTSLPAIAVRLTRGVVNQLKPHDPEHHVRPQINVATQDARWFSLCMVDGVTVTTADGRGVVYRQRDREKMFELLRESLKRQALLVRKFNRMRKVYRNALPELTSKEKWETVLLASQPESAGAR, via the coding sequence ATGAGCGACATCCCATCCGGCGCACTGGCGTCGGGAGAGTCCCGTGCGGTGAGCCTGCTGTCGCGGGTCATCCTGCCCCGTCCGGGTGAGCCCCTCGACGTCCGCAAGCTGTACATCGAGGAGTCGTCCACCAACGCCCGGCGCGCGCACGCCCCGACCCGCACCACCCTGGAAATCGGTGGGGAGTCCGAGGTTTCGTTCGCCACCTACTTCAACGCGTTCCCGGCCAGCTACTGGCGGCGCTGGACGATCCTGACGTCGGTGGTGCTGCGCGTCGAGCTGACCGGCAGCGCCCGTGTCGACGTCTACCGGTCGAAGGCGACCGGCGCGCGAATCACCGTGGGCGGCAGCGAGATCGCCAGTGGTGAGGACGGCCTCCCGGCGGTGGTCGAGTTCGAGATCGGCCTGGAGCCGTTCGAGGACGGCGGCTGGATCTGGTTCGACATCACCACCGACAGCGCGGTGACGGTGCACAACGCCGGGTGGTACGCCCCCGTGGAAGCGCCGGGCCGCGCGAACATCACCGTCGGTATCCCGACCTTCAACCGCCCGGCGGACGCCGTCAACGCCCTCGCGGCGCTGACGTCGGATCCGTTGGTGGACAAGGTGATCGGTGCGGTCGTCGTGTCCGATCAGGGCGCCAACAAGGTCAAGGACCACCCCGACTTCGCGGCGGCCGCGGCGCCGCTGGCCGACCGGCTGGCCATCCACAACCAGCCGAACCTCGGTGGCTCCGGCGGCTACAGCCGCGTCATGTACGAAGCGCTGAAACACACTGACTGCGAACAGATTCTGTTCATGGACGACGACATCCGCGTCGAGCCCGACTCGATCCTGCGGGCGCTGGCGTTCAACCGGTTCGCCAAGACGCCGACCCTGGTCGGCGGCCAGATGCTCAACCTGCAGGAACCCTCGCACCTGCACGTCATGGGCGAGATGGTCGATTCGGCGAACTTCATGTGGACGCACGCCATCAACGCCGAGTACGACCACAACTTCGCGAAGTACCCCCTCGCCGACGAGGAGGAGTACCGCAGCCGGATCCTGCACCGCCGCATCGACGTCGATTACAACGGCTGGTGGATGTGCATGATCCCGCGCGCGGTGGCCGAGGAACTCGGTCAGCCGCTGCCGCTGTTCATCAAGTGGGACGACGCAGACTACGGCCTGCGTGCCGGCGAGCACGGCTACCCGACGGTGACCCTGCCGGGGGCGGCGATCTGGCACATGGCGTGGAGCGACAAGGACGACGCCATCGACTGGCAGGCGTACTTCCACCTGCGCAACCGCCTCGTCGTGGCGGCGCTGCACTGGGACGGCAACATCCGTGGCCTGGTGGCGAGCCACTTCAAGGCGACCATGAAACACCTTCTGTGCCTTGAGTATTCGACGGTGGCCATCCAGAACCGGGCGATGGACGACTTCCTCGCCGGGCCGGACAACCTGTTCACCATCCTCGAGTCCGCGCTGCCCGAGGTGCGCGCCATGCGTGCCGAGTACCCGGACGCGGTGGTGCTGGAGAGCGCGACCTCGTTGCCCGCGCCGTCGGACAAGAAGTGGCGCCGCAAGGTCAAGATTCCCACCAGCTTGCCCGCCATCGCGGTCCGGCTCACCCGCGGCGTCGTGAACCAGCTCAAGCCGCACGACCCGGAACACCATGTGCGGCCGCAGATCAACGTCGCGACGCAGGATGCCCGCTGGTTCTCGCTGTGCATGGTCGACGGTGTCACCGTCACCACCGCCGACGGCCGCGGTGTCGTCTACCGCCAGCGCGACCGCGAGAAGATGTTCGAGTTGCTGCGTGAGTCGCTCAAGCGTCAGGCGCTGCTGGTCCGCAAGTTCAACCGCATGCGGAAGGTGTACCGCAACGCCCTGCCGGAGCTGACGAGCAAGGAAAAGTGGGAGACCGTGCTGCTGGCCTCCCAGCCCGAGTCGGCTGGTGCCCGGTGA
- the glf gene encoding UDP-galactopyranose mutase, with amino-acid sequence MTSADSRGAATQSSGPYDLIVVGSGFFGLTIAERAATQLDKRVLVVERRHHLGGNAYSEAEPETGIEVHKYGAHLFHNSNQRVWDYVRQFTDFTGYQHRVFAMYDGQAYQFPMGLGLVSQFFGRYFSPDEARALIAEQSAEINTDDAQNLEEKAISLIGRPLYEAFVKGYTAKQWQTDPKDLPASIISRLPVRYNFDNRYFNDTYEGLPVDGYTAWLENMAADERIDVVLNTDWFDVRDRLRAENPDAPVLYTGPLDRYFDYSEGRLGWRTLDFEMEVLPIGDFQGTPVMNYNDPDVPFTRIHEFRHFHPERDYPTDKTVIMREYSRFANDDDEPYYPINTDSDRAILAAYRARAKAETEENRVLFGGRLGTYQYLDMHMAIASALNMYDNVLMPHLRDGVALAGAESS; translated from the coding sequence ATGACCTCCGCTGATTCCCGGGGCGCTGCGACCCAGTCCTCCGGCCCTTATGACCTCATCGTCGTCGGCTCCGGATTCTTCGGACTGACGATTGCCGAGCGCGCGGCAACCCAACTCGACAAGCGGGTGCTGGTCGTCGAGCGCCGTCACCACCTGGGCGGCAACGCCTATTCCGAGGCCGAGCCCGAAACCGGCATCGAGGTGCACAAGTACGGCGCGCACCTGTTCCACAACTCCAATCAGCGGGTGTGGGACTACGTGCGGCAGTTCACCGACTTCACCGGCTACCAGCACCGCGTCTTTGCCATGTACGACGGCCAGGCCTACCAGTTCCCGATGGGGCTGGGTCTGGTGTCGCAGTTCTTCGGGCGCTACTTCAGCCCGGACGAGGCCCGCGCCCTGATCGCCGAGCAATCCGCCGAGATCAACACCGACGACGCGCAGAACCTCGAAGAGAAGGCCATCTCGCTGATCGGCCGGCCGCTCTACGAGGCCTTCGTCAAGGGCTACACCGCCAAGCAGTGGCAGACCGATCCCAAGGATCTGCCCGCGTCGATCATCAGCCGCCTGCCGGTGCGCTACAACTTCGACAACCGCTACTTCAACGACACCTACGAGGGTCTGCCGGTCGACGGGTACACCGCCTGGCTGGAGAACATGGCCGCCGACGAGCGCATCGACGTGGTGCTGAACACCGACTGGTTCGACGTGCGCGACCGGCTGCGGGCCGAGAACCCCGACGCGCCGGTGTTGTACACCGGCCCGCTCGACCGCTACTTCGACTACTCCGAGGGGCGGCTGGGCTGGCGCACCCTGGACTTCGAGATGGAAGTGCTGCCCATCGGGGACTTCCAGGGCACGCCCGTCATGAACTACAACGATCCCGACGTGCCCTTCACCCGCATCCACGAGTTCCGGCACTTCCACCCCGAGCGGGATTACCCGACCGACAAGACCGTCATCATGCGGGAGTACTCGCGCTTCGCCAACGACGACGATGAGCCGTACTACCCGATCAACACCGATTCGGATCGCGCGATCCTGGCGGCCTACCGCGCCAGGGCCAAGGCCGAAACCGAGGAGAACCGGGTGCTGTTCGGGGGCCGGTTGGGCACCTATCAGTACCTCGACATGCACATGGCCATCGCCAGTGCGCTGAACATGTACGACAACGTGCTGATGCCGCATCTTCGTGACGGCGTGGCACTCGCCGGTGCAGAAAGTAGCTGA